The region ATTGACGACATAGGGCTAACAGTGGACACCTCGAATACTTCTTAGAGAATCTTATCAATATTCTCCGGTTGCTAGAATTGGGGATAAACATAGTCGATGAGTCTCGAGACATAATTGTCTCGGGAATATAAGAAGAGTTCATACAGAATGCCCATATCCAGATAGTCCCAGAAACGGATTTCTCGGGACTACCACGAGGTGATATTGATGGAATATGCAGGAATAATAATCCCGAAATTACCAGAGGGAATTATGGGAAGATCTTATCCATAATCCATAAAAAGGCGTAGAAGGTCTCTATTCCAAATTTTTCAGGATAACCTCTTATCCCACACGATATGGGATAAGATCCCGAAAATATCGGGATAACCTCCTATCCCACACGATATGGGAGAAGAGACCTGTTTGAACTCACTTGAAGACTAGTCCTACCCGAACAGGACTCCTCAAGGGATAAGATCTAATTCCACACGGTTTGGGATTTGAATCTTAATTGAACTCTAATAAGAGTATACCCAGTGTACCAGAACtacatgcctataaataagccATTACTTCAGGTATCAAAACTCTCTGATATTCTCTGATATTCATGTACTCTCATATTTCACATATTTTGTGGAGAGAGCATAATTTTACCGGAAACTATACCAATAATATTGGTGGATGtaaccttcttctttttattgttACGTTGTTAAAGTTCCTTTTtcacattaaaaataataataataataaaaagcctTCGAAGtttccttctttttaatttggaaACGCGCCTAGAGTTTGCGATGTCAAAACGACGACGGTTTCCTTTCACCAGAGTCACCAGACATTCAGACAAGTCACTCACTATCACCAGTTCACCACCATGATCATCAATTGGACTCCCCCAATTCCCAATCCCATTCCGATCTCATGGCCGTTCCTCTGCTTCTCAGAGGCATTCCACTCCTCCGCCTTCAACTCCATAACCACCGGCTCGCCGCCAGTATCTTCGCGACGCCGCGCCGACCCTGGTGCACCGCCGCCGAACCGACTCGGGCCGACGAGAGTTTATCCCCTGCAGACAACGCCACCGCGGCCTGGAGTGCCAGGGACCCTCCCAAGCACCCTCGGTGGGAGGATGTTGACTACCGCCAGTGGAAGGACAAAGAAGAGGAGATCCTCCGAGACATCGAGCCCATCACTGCGCTCACCAAAGAGATTCTTCACTCGGACAGGTTGGTCTCTCTTCCCTTAGATACACCTAAAACTTTTGTACCGCAGTTTTTTCTATTCGTGCGTTTGTTTGGTTTCCTAGAAAACGTAGGAAAAGTAAGGAAAGTCATATCCCTGCTTTGGATTGGGTTAGACTTGGAGTTTTACTTGCCTTGTAGTGTGGTATGAGTTTTAGTAAACAGGGAGGGACTATAAGTTAAACCTGGTGTAATTTCTGTTAAATTTGCACCATGCAATAACCCTGCACGCCGAATTTCATATCAGTTGGACGTCATTTACCGTcccgttttatttatttattagggGGGAGAGGAGGTTATGGTATCACCTTATTAGTGGGCAGGGTTCTGGTATCATATTATCAGTGAGGAATGAGAACTTGGGGACTTCCACAGAGCAGTGATGAATATACTCTGTAGAGGCTACCGACTATTTATAGATAAAAATCTTTGGGGCAAGAAAGATTACTAATCAAGAGTGAGAAATGTAGCGTGGGCAACGATCAACTTTGTTTATAAGGTCAGAATCACAAATcccaactttttttaataagctCATAGTGGCATAATGGCATTCTAAAATTCCTGAGACATGGTTGGTCTTGAGTATTTTTATGTACGAATCTATCCATTTAGTACTACAAGCAAATTTCCTAATCCTCCAATGTTGGAATGCCTTTCAAACTAGGGTCTTTACCTTATTTTTGAAGAAGAGTTTCCTAATTTGTCATGTAAAAGACctgaaataataattaacagGGTACCGATACAAAGGTTCTGGTTCCAGCGTTTGCTGAGCTTTTTGTCACTACTAATTCCTTGTGATGATAACGGCCCTTCCTCCCATTTCTTGGGCCTGTTTTATGTCGCTTGTTATATGAAATATAATTAGATTTTATGGAAGTAAATATAACAAGAATGAGAGTTAGTAATAGTATTGATGACACTGATAAGAATACTATATCCAACCAAAAGAAGATGTCACACGTGGACACGATGCATTCAAAACACTAGTACCAAAtacaaaaaggaaacaaagagAATTTTGTAGTTgaaatctcaaaagatggaataaagatacaattatcCGAAATGCCTTTTAGTTGCGACTCATAAATAAATgaattcaattttcaatttgaaaCCTGCAGTACAGGCCCTTTAAGAGAACACCATGTGCTGGAGATAATTTTATTGAAGAATATATGGTTAGAAAGGAATAAAACATGCTAAAACATTCGCTCATACGAGTCGTACTATAATACAAGCTCCGAAAAACAGACAAATTGATGTAGGACAAGAATTCTATCTTGACCCAAGATGCTCTTGTTACTGAAGGGGCTCGTCTTGACATCGGGATTGTTAACAAATGGGCTTATTCAGGAATAATCTTACCGTCGGACAAAGAGCTTTACCGAAGGGTTCTTAGCAAGCCGGGACGAAAATGTTTTATTGTCAGAACCAAACATTAGGTTCTGACGAGTAAACTACTTTAAGCGGGACACTCTGTATCATCGGGACCAAGTGGGCATGAGGACAACTAATGTCCGGCGGTggaaatacaaaaggaaaaggcTGCCGGGCGGGTCGATGAAGAGTAAGAAATGACCAAGGGGCATGAGTGAGAAATTACTGGCGGGACTTTTAGTATCGCcgagaattaattaattggtctatgatgtaGCGACGAGATTGATTCTTTTACATCCATAACagatatcatattaatataccAAATTAAGAagatttaagcaagaaaggaaagggtcAACTACCAGATGTcgttcaagaaagaaagaagagactattgaCAGGTTGTGATTTGGAAGATATTCTGCAAAATAAATTTTCCTAAATTTCCTGATTCcccttttaaaatattctcatatttagaTTTACGTACTCGTCAAGAATTATCTtggttattatattttcccttcgttgtttatttcatttcttaGAAAAAATTTACTCTTTAGTAGCTTTAGGATCTTCACATATTTCGACTTTTGTAgccaccaagtatttccatagtttgtttattttgttttatttccattctcagaatattttatcattttgtagttttagggtttcattataAATTACGAGCAATCGTAATGGAATAAATAGTTCAGTTTTtgccatcaataatattatcaattttctcTATCAACGTGTGTGTTGATTTTGTGTATTGaaaatacaatttctctttcacGTTTATTGCTTCTCATtacatcaattggtatcagagccttgacTATCCTAGTTACAGTTGGTGCAAATCACTAAGGCGACAAAGGAATTTAGCAAATATCTTTTCAAGAATCAACTTTCGAAGGAACAACCATGTTCCCAAgaaaactcgaggacgagttttgTATTAGTAGGGGTGACTGATGTAGGACAAGAATTTCATCTTGTTCTCAAGATGCTCTTATTACTGAGGGGGCTCGTCTTGACATCGGGATTATTAACAAACGGGTTTATTTAGGAACAATCTTACCATCAGACAAAGAGCTTTACCGAAGGGTTCTTAGCAAGTCGGGACGAAATGTTTTATTGTCGGAACCAAACATTAGGTTCCGACGGGTAAACTACTTTAAGCGGGACATTTTGTATCATCGACACCAAGTGGACATGAGGACAACTAATATCTGGTagtggaagtacaaaaggaaaatgcTATTGCCCGGATCGATGAAGAGTGAGAAACGACCGAGGGGCATGTGTGAAAAATTACCAGCAGGACTTTTAGTGTCGTcgagaattaattaattggtatatGATGTGGCGATGAGATTGATTCTTTTATATCCATAACagatatcatattaatataccaaatcaagaagatttaatcaagaaaggaaagcgTCAACTACCAGATGTTgttcaagaaggaaagaagagactattgaCAGATTATGATTTGGAAGATATTTTGCATAATAACTTTTCCTAAATTTCCTGATTCCctttctagaagattctcatATTTAGATTGACGTAATCGTCAAGAATGATCTcggttattatattttcccattgtttatttcatttcttaGAAGATTTTACTCTTTAGTAGCTTTAGGATCTTTCTATATTTTGGGTTATGTAGCCACCAAGTATTTCCAcagtttgtttattttgttttatttccatTTCCAGAATATTTTATCCTTTTGtagttttagggtttcattataAATTAGGAGCAATTGTAATGGAATAAACAGTTCAGTTTATgctatcaataatattattaattttctacttatcaaaaaaaaatattattaattttctctaTCAACGTGTGTGTTGATATTGTGCATTAAGAACACAGTTTCTCTTTCACGTTTATCGCTTCTTGTTACGTCACAAATCTCTAAAATAAGTTTTATACAATTTTCTGAATTCCATGTGATGACTCAAATATAACCATCTAAGAGCCTAGGCTAAGATCCCATATATTTGATTTGAAACTCAAATAGATCAGATCAATGAGATCATTATGGTTTAATTTGAATTTCTAATTGACATAGGAATGCAAACTACAATCTAACAAATACACATACTATATAGATTTTGattattaattttctaaatGCACTTGGACTTAAAAACTGTAACAAAAGTACTTGAACTTCTAATGGTTGATTGAGATTTTGAGACCTCTTACTAGAGAAAAGGAAAGCAACTTGAATCTTTGATCTGGTAAGTGTCTTGTCCAGATTTATTGTAATGATGTTCTTTGAGGTCTGTGTCTTACCACAATTGTGCAATTCATCCATATAACAATTCAAGGTTTAGAGTTGAGTTGACTCAATGAGTCttggattttatatttttatttattattacatttatatattaatattatgtaCTTATTGGCAAGTAAGTAATAAGCTATTGCAGAGGGGTGGAACTACATACTAACTCCTCACGATGGTTGGCATGTTTTGTTCACCTTCCCCATTACTATGAAAAGTAAGCCACCACTTCATGTTCAATATACGATCACTAATGCCTGGAAAATTTGACATCCAACCCCTAATTGCAATGAAGCAATTACAAGAGCGTAGTTCTATTGAGTTATAGGCCCCATCCACCTTAGTGGAGCATCGATGGAGTCTTTTGGCACAACTAAGCCATGCTAAACTCACCAATGTAGTGATCATCACATCTACTATCCAATTTATTTGGAGAGAATTAATagattctgattttttttttttaataagtaaaatcgaaatatcataaaaagaaaaaggcacaACCaaagtacacaaaaagtatacaagagaaatacttagctagaaggagaaaaaagaaagaaaatcacgAAAGCTAAGCACAAAAGGAGCTAAAAACGGAGCTGTCCAAATATAAagagtattaaaa is a window of Alnus glutinosa chromosome 4, dhAlnGlut1.1, whole genome shotgun sequence DNA encoding:
- the LOC133866572 gene encoding protein DCL homolog, chloroplastic, encoding MAVPLLLRGIPLLRLQLHNHRLAASIFATPRRPWCTAAEPTRADESLSPADNATAAWSARDPPKHPRWEDVDYRQWKDKEEEILRDIEPITALTKEILHSDRYMDGERLTAKDEKVVVEKLLAHHPHSEDKIGCGLDSIMVDRHPQFRQSRCLFVIRTDGGWIDFSYQKCLRAYIRDKYPSHAARFVREHFKRGSG